In Paenibacillus hexagrammi, the following are encoded in one genomic region:
- a CDS encoding carbohydrate ABC transporter permease, with protein sequence MTVKNPIAKLSVWLVLLIWSIAVLYPLLWTLLDALKNNEQFFLNMPWALPKAPLLWSNFTYVWSKYNFSTYFINSIVVTIGSTLLGMILSAMTAYILARYEFKGGKILYGIYISSMMIPFALALIPLFFLLNDLNLINTWLGLILVYAALNLPFGIFLLVGFYKTLPKEIEEAAIIDGTSHYGTFFRVMLPLSQPGLITVLITNMLNNWNEYFLGVVLTNDPAKYTLPIGLAVMQAEMQYRVSGGRYSRDCSSRRYRRSSSI encoded by the coding sequence ATGACTGTGAAAAATCCTATTGCAAAACTGAGTGTATGGCTTGTGCTCTTGATCTGGAGCATTGCGGTTCTTTATCCGCTGTTGTGGACCTTATTGGATGCCTTGAAAAATAACGAACAGTTCTTTCTAAATATGCCGTGGGCTCTTCCCAAAGCTCCGCTGCTCTGGTCTAATTTTACCTATGTGTGGAGCAAGTATAATTTCAGCACTTATTTTATCAACTCGATCGTAGTGACTATAGGAAGTACCCTCTTGGGTATGATTTTATCCGCCATGACGGCTTACATTTTAGCCAGATACGAGTTTAAAGGGGGTAAAATTCTCTACGGAATTTATATCTCCTCTATGATGATTCCGTTTGCGCTCGCGCTCATCCCGCTCTTTTTCCTGCTGAATGATTTGAATTTAATTAATACTTGGCTAGGGCTTATCCTCGTTTACGCTGCGCTTAATTTACCATTCGGTATTTTCTTGTTGGTGGGCTTCTATAAAACGCTCCCGAAAGAGATTGAAGAAGCGGCAATCATCGATGGAACCTCGCATTACGGAACGTTTTTTCGGGTTATGCTGCCACTTTCGCAGCCGGGGCTCATTACGGTTTTGATCACCAATATGCTCAATAACTGGAACGAGTATTTTCTAGGTGTCGTCTTGACGAATGATCCTGCGAAATACACACTCCCGATCGGACTTGCGGTCATGCAGGCGGAGATGCAGTATCGGGTCAGTGGGGGCCGCTATTCGCGGGACTGCTCATCACGACGATACCGACGCTCATCATCTATATGA
- a CDS encoding carbohydrate ABC transporter permease: protein MKTSAKMWKRNLFIASFIIPTFLFFCVFTVYPVIQALQKSFYDWSGMSENSEFIGFDNFIEMFKDPIILTAIGNDYFLVVGKVIGIMMLATFFAVALTRFKLRSSGFFRAIFFIPNVISVVVIGVLWNFIYNPQIGFLNAFLSLFTKEKVDIAWLGFPKHTIWMLLPPTIWAGIGFYMILMIAAIVNIPASYYEAANIDGAGQWGQFRHITMPLIWEQIKVSIINIVITTLNGSFVIVQLMTNGGQPDNTTHVMGSYLYRMAFQQYHFGYGAAIGVMILVISMITTLILQRILRQETIEMS, encoded by the coding sequence ATGAAGACCAGCGCGAAAATGTGGAAACGGAACCTGTTTATCGCTTCATTCATCATTCCGACATTTCTGTTCTTCTGCGTGTTTACGGTGTATCCGGTTATCCAGGCGCTTCAGAAATCATTCTATGATTGGTCGGGAATGTCTGAAAACAGCGAATTTATCGGGTTTGACAATTTTATCGAGATGTTTAAAGATCCCATCATTTTAACAGCCATTGGCAATGATTATTTCTTAGTAGTTGGAAAAGTGATCGGTATTATGATGCTGGCGACCTTCTTTGCCGTTGCTTTAACAAGATTCAAATTGAGAAGCTCGGGATTTTTCAGAGCCATCTTCTTTATTCCGAACGTGATTTCGGTAGTCGTCATCGGAGTGCTATGGAATTTCATCTATAACCCTCAGATCGGGTTCCTCAATGCATTTTTATCCCTGTTCACCAAAGAAAAGGTTGACATCGCTTGGTTAGGCTTTCCCAAGCACACGATCTGGATGCTGCTGCCGCCTACGATTTGGGCAGGTATCGGATTTTACATGATTTTGATGATTGCCGCAATCGTGAATATTCCTGCTTCGTACTACGAGGCAGCTAATATAGACGGAGCGGGTCAATGGGGCCAGTTCCGCCATATCACCATGCCGCTCATCTGGGAGCAGATTAAAGTCTCCATTATTAACATTGTCATAACGACACTCAACGGATCTTTTGTTATCGTACAGCTGATGACAAATGGCGGACAGCCTGACAATACAACTCATGTGATGGGCTCCTATCTGTATCGGATGGCTTTTCAACAGTATCATTTCGGTTACGGCGCGGCTATCGGTGTCATGATCCTGGTCATTTCTATGATTACCACGCTGATTCTCCAGCGGATCCTGCGACAGGAAACCATTGAAATGAGCTAA
- a CDS encoding ABC transporter substrate-binding protein gives MEKVIADFQAANPDLKIKQSAGPKINEQMKPRWIAGNPPDFVYIDGPELFDRQMVTDGQLEDLTDWIKDAKNVDGEKILDLLAQKPQEFDGKIYNIPFVLSAWGIFYDKALFKDKGWAEPKDFEDFLATSETIKAAGINPFIHTGKYPYYINGAVLYPAIVSANNNDYTLLQNMAKNDPEAWKNPAILKALNRIVQIRDKGFIDKASVQINHTDSQSLFLQHKDAFIPNGLWLPNEMAKDVPGGFDFGFIPSITQDKGGKFVANTSTATFGIAKKAKNKDAAKAFMQFVFSKAQATQWAELSGAPSNVKGDISSSKAPNFVKDAARFLSSPDTVVVPTVSFSADVDKAMQDATVALTIGKITPEEWVKRVSDVVAKQKK, from the coding sequence GTGGAAAAAGTCATCGCTGATTTCCAAGCGGCGAATCCGGATTTGAAAATTAAGCAGAGTGCGGGACCAAAAATCAACGAACAAATGAAACCGCGTTGGATCGCGGGCAACCCGCCTGATTTCGTATATATTGACGGCCCTGAGCTCTTTGACCGCCAAATGGTGACAGACGGTCAGCTCGAGGATTTGACGGACTGGATCAAAGACGCCAAAAACGTTGATGGCGAGAAGATCCTGGATCTACTTGCTCAGAAACCACAGGAATTTGATGGGAAAATCTATAATATTCCTTTTGTTTTAAGCGCATGGGGCATTTTTTATGACAAAGCCTTGTTCAAGGACAAAGGCTGGGCGGAGCCGAAAGATTTCGAAGACTTCTTGGCAACAAGCGAAACCATTAAAGCTGCCGGTATTAATCCTTTCATTCATACAGGTAAATATCCGTATTATATTAACGGAGCCGTACTCTACCCGGCTATCGTATCAGCAAACAACAATGATTACACCTTGCTGCAAAATATGGCAAAGAACGATCCGGAAGCTTGGAAAAATCCAGCCATCCTGAAAGCGTTAAACAGAATCGTACAAATTCGTGATAAGGGCTTTATTGATAAAGCTTCCGTACAAATCAATCACACCGATTCGCAGTCGTTATTCCTGCAGCACAAAGACGCCTTCATCCCGAACGGACTGTGGCTGCCAAATGAAATGGCCAAAGATGTTCCCGGCGGATTTGATTTCGGCTTCATCCCATCCATTACGCAGGACAAAGGCGGCAAGTTTGTAGCCAATACATCGACAGCAACTTTTGGTATTGCAAAAAAAGCAAAAAACAAGGATGCGGCCAAAGCGTTCATGCAGTTCGTCTTCTCTAAAGCACAAGCGACTCAATGGGCTGAGCTTAGCGGCGCTCCATCTAACGTCAAAGGTGACATCTCCTCCTCCAAGGCACCTAACTTTGTTAAGGATGCAGCTAGATTCTTGTCTTCCCCAGACACGGTAGTCGTACCGACCGTTTCGTTCTCGGCAGATGTGGATAAAGCGATGCAAGATGCAACAGTAGCGCTTACCATTGGCAAGATTACACCTGAAGAATGGGTGAAACGCGTGAGTGATGTCGTAGCCAAGCAAAAGAAATAA
- a CDS encoding L,D-transpeptidase, whose translation MKGSQRNDQLERFFQHHPFEDPLYLKRYVKEHPDHKMAWYLLGREYAAQGKEGKAAYCFAQSGEIYEAFERQKIVVEGPLPPWNPAVNQRTAPVVKRRVTSSIRAWSVWLLLLLLLALPASMDSAKDDVTTQLPSLPMEVRGGEALAETPVSSKMKIYLAGNDWSDKLKEVLAPTGARNKESILVSASQSADGNWLQWNEPLQLLLGVEQTSGNEYGAVVRYYSPQVCSCQLADGSRLTPILQRWMRANEQAVVLRSAIQAYEKKQGRMPEQAEQLAAPYPDNILPGITEDMKDMFAEINREANGGATPQGDAAEKTEATEATEDSGSTGSSTDPAASNPTGKPAEMAANSPLQEPVSIVIDTVKHRLALVSGNIILRSYPVGLGGTKTPQGEFVITEKVRNPNGKSNGEFGSRGMTLSDTLYAIHGTNKPSSIGKDESHGCVRMKQEDIEELYDMTPQQTKVTIGKDVLPDDGAGSSNPDEGVGAGRGNAKQSFALPLQTNDSNPHKTYKWLE comes from the coding sequence TTGAAAGGGAGTCAGCGGAACGATCAGCTGGAGCGCTTTTTTCAACATCATCCATTCGAAGATCCTCTCTACCTAAAACGATATGTCAAAGAGCATCCTGATCATAAAATGGCCTGGTATTTGCTGGGGAGGGAGTACGCAGCTCAGGGCAAAGAAGGAAAAGCGGCGTATTGCTTCGCACAGTCCGGGGAAATTTACGAGGCGTTCGAGCGGCAGAAGATAGTCGTCGAGGGTCCGCTGCCGCCATGGAATCCTGCAGTAAACCAACGCACGGCACCAGTGGTTAAGAGGAGGGTAACAAGTTCAATTAGGGCATGGTCTGTTTGGCTCCTCTTGTTGCTGCTACTTGCACTTCCCGCCTCAATGGACAGTGCAAAGGATGATGTTACGACTCAGCTTCCATCACTGCCAATGGAGGTTAGGGGAGGAGAGGCACTTGCAGAGACGCCTGTTTCTTCGAAGATGAAGATTTACTTGGCAGGAAACGATTGGTCGGACAAGCTTAAAGAAGTGCTAGCGCCGACAGGGGCGAGAAATAAGGAATCGATCCTAGTATCAGCTTCGCAGAGTGCGGATGGGAATTGGCTTCAGTGGAACGAGCCTTTGCAGCTATTGCTTGGTGTGGAGCAGACAAGTGGAAATGAGTATGGAGCTGTTGTTCGATATTATAGCCCTCAAGTATGCTCCTGCCAATTGGCTGACGGCAGCCGATTGACGCCGATCCTTCAGCGTTGGATGCGAGCTAACGAACAGGCTGTTGTTCTTCGAAGTGCCATTCAGGCTTACGAGAAGAAGCAGGGCCGCATGCCCGAGCAAGCAGAACAGTTAGCAGCGCCATATCCAGACAACATCCTGCCCGGAATTACGGAAGATATGAAGGATATGTTTGCTGAGATTAATCGTGAAGCAAACGGAGGAGCGACGCCTCAAGGAGATGCTGCAGAAAAGACAGAAGCAACTGAGGCCACTGAAGATAGCGGCTCAACAGGGAGTTCAACAGACCCGGCTGCAAGCAATCCGACTGGAAAGCCTGCTGAGATGGCCGCCAATTCTCCGCTGCAAGAGCCTGTTAGCATCGTGATTGATACGGTGAAACATCGTTTGGCCTTAGTCAGCGGCAACATCATTCTCAGAAGCTATCCGGTAGGTCTGGGAGGTACAAAGACGCCACAAGGCGAGTTTGTCATTACGGAGAAAGTCCGGAATCCGAATGGGAAATCGAATGGTGAATTTGGCAGTAGAGGAATGACACTCTCTGACACGCTGTATGCGATACATGGTACCAATAAACCTTCCAGTATCGGCAAGGACGAATCGCATGGATGCGTCAGAATGAAGCAGGAGGATATAGAGGAGCTGTACGATATGACTCCTCAGCAGACAAAGGTAACGATCGGCAAAGATGTGCTTCCCGACGATGGCGCGGGAAGTTCCAACCCTGATGAAGGAGTGGGGGCGGGGAGAGGGAATGCTAAGCAGTCTTTTGCATTGCCTTTACAAACCAACGATTCCAACCCGCACAAAACGTATAAATGGTTGGAGTAG
- a CDS encoding stalk domain-containing protein translates to MKPLKHLVVSSITAAALLTGSSVWAAELSGDALYTSQGQIMSDVGTHAGIGDFDDINGKAAAAAFRSPSSVAQLPDGGIIVADTRNHMIRKIKDGQVTTFAGPEVTVTKDEQGFPTGGFLNGKASESFFNEPSAIAVDGNGNVYVADAGNHAIRKIDTKGQVTTLAGNGVMGNKDGKGTEAQFDHPTDLAVTTDGIVYVADTLNHEIRKITPDGTVSTLNAASTRAIQIRPGAASFAGEYKDGALSVAKFNEPSGIALDSKGNLYVSDTGNQRIRYVDLSSGTVKTVAGFSSQLSGNTWYDKDELYVDGDYADGQALKAKFNFPKGLAVTSEGGLLIADSLNHSIRYLLNDRVSTIAGQAKTGESDGVESAAAFYNPTDVIVTEQGNLVVADAFNNKIRKILPYHLPQGLPDNGEIKVVNGNTIIQFDAQPELSEGRTMVPVRAISEALGYEVKYTEANGTSTIQLIKGDVTVELYIGRTGVKRITGNQPAVLQKTDAAPYISQDRTYVPIRFFAEQIGLDVEWDDAHKTVILRTKSYDVE, encoded by the coding sequence ATGAAACCATTGAAACATCTTGTAGTTTCGTCCATTACGGCTGCAGCACTTCTCACAGGGTCATCTGTCTGGGCAGCAGAACTATCCGGCGACGCTTTATATACAAGTCAGGGGCAGATCATGTCTGATGTGGGAACACATGCAGGTATCGGTGATTTCGATGATATAAATGGAAAGGCGGCCGCTGCCGCTTTCCGTTCACCCAGCAGCGTTGCGCAGCTTCCTGATGGAGGTATCATCGTAGCGGATACGAGAAACCACATGATTCGTAAAATTAAAGATGGGCAAGTAACGACCTTTGCCGGACCAGAGGTTACTGTAACCAAGGACGAGCAGGGATTTCCTACGGGCGGGTTCTTGAACGGAAAGGCTTCGGAATCATTTTTTAATGAGCCCTCAGCTATAGCTGTAGACGGTAACGGCAATGTGTATGTGGCGGACGCAGGTAATCATGCGATTCGCAAAATCGATACCAAAGGCCAAGTAACCACTTTGGCCGGTAATGGTGTCATGGGCAATAAAGACGGTAAAGGGACCGAGGCGCAGTTTGACCATCCTACGGACCTTGCTGTTACAACTGATGGCATCGTATATGTAGCCGATACGTTAAATCATGAAATTCGTAAAATTACGCCGGATGGAACAGTAAGCACTTTGAATGCAGCCTCTACTCGAGCGATTCAAATTCGGCCTGGCGCTGCGTCCTTTGCAGGGGAATACAAGGATGGTGCTCTATCTGTAGCCAAGTTTAATGAGCCGTCGGGTATTGCTTTGGATAGTAAAGGAAACTTGTATGTCAGTGATACGGGTAACCAACGGATCCGGTACGTGGATCTGTCGTCCGGTACGGTGAAGACGGTGGCGGGATTCTCATCGCAGCTTAGTGGCAATACATGGTACGATAAGGATGAGCTCTATGTAGACGGAGATTATGCAGACGGCCAAGCACTAAAAGCGAAATTTAATTTTCCTAAGGGATTAGCGGTTACATCTGAAGGTGGTTTGTTGATTGCGGACAGTCTTAATCACTCTATTCGCTATTTGCTGAATGATCGGGTCAGCACGATTGCAGGACAAGCCAAGACTGGTGAGAGTGATGGTGTAGAGAGTGCAGCTGCCTTTTACAACCCGACCGATGTTATCGTAACCGAGCAAGGGAATCTGGTTGTTGCTGATGCATTTAATAATAAGATTCGGAAAATCCTTCCGTATCATCTTCCTCAGGGGCTCCCTGACAATGGAGAAATCAAGGTCGTTAACGGGAATACCATCATTCAATTCGACGCGCAGCCTGAGCTGTCAGAGGGAAGAACGATGGTGCCTGTAAGAGCGATCAGCGAGGCGCTTGGTTATGAGGTGAAATATACCGAAGCCAATGGAACTTCAACAATTCAATTAATAAAAGGCGATGTTACGGTCGAGCTGTATATCGGCCGAACCGGAGTGAAGCGGATTACAGGCAACCAGCCTGCAGTACTTCAAAAGACCGATGCTGCTCCGTACATCTCACAAGATCGGACATATGTCCCTATTCGCTTCTTTGCCGAACAAATCGGATTAGATGTGGAGTGGGACGATGCGCATAAAACCGTCATTTTACGTACGAAATCTTATGATGTTGAATAG
- a CDS encoding FecR domain-containing protein — protein sequence MEFKIKIPSIHMTQKSFLSLFISFCMVFALVSSIWVKPVHAKTVRIAVVSSIFGDVTVKKGGGSKTYEAYEDMSLNEGDTIYTGDSSGATLTLSEGDGEVTVGANAEMSVSDLSSSDSGKKSKLKIWAGSLWVKVKSLASSDDEFEVETPTAVMGVRGTEFYVGVDPLKGKTTMFVAAGKVSATTVTNDENNQQFKKVAYLYPTQQINLDSRDEVSDPNLKVEFVNINDIVDQASANVIEAMIKNKAEIDKENDEFLKKNKELLEQGKVNQTDGSFIIRSMDELDKVSRNFDNLIGNIAKQAVATKKIEQATMNNIIDEANKKIEKQERKLDLGNVKKLDKTAGTDPEKEKAKLEALKKEAAKKLLEKAATAKKREEVIKQLEKFIEQVAKTNSSNTEANSQAQADQAEQAEVVFKSNNPPEIVEQYEEAKNNSAPTTPSTPSTSGSNNSGSNNGGNNGSTDTTSPSVTLEKMADPDHPSNPSYFNLNVNMSNFTGNQSIYAVELHLMYYSGSADASGIYVTDSTPVANHPNGKIFDDSSSAESIKEYEEYDQTSNLYKKELIYAVTNFGTSSDNISVSGTKTLVSIPFRAINYDDNNDIPAQIEVGYIKVIKKDGTVSYANLQVAPLTMTIGHGSNYKFSE from the coding sequence GTGGAATTTAAAATTAAAATCCCAAGCATCCATATGACTCAGAAATCATTTTTATCGTTATTTATAAGCTTTTGTATGGTATTTGCACTTGTATCATCCATTTGGGTTAAGCCTGTTCATGCGAAAACCGTTCGTATTGCCGTTGTGTCGTCCATATTTGGAGACGTAACAGTGAAGAAGGGCGGAGGTTCGAAGACTTATGAGGCGTATGAAGATATGAGCTTGAATGAGGGAGACACCATTTATACAGGCGATAGCTCTGGCGCTACATTAACACTCAGTGAGGGTGATGGTGAAGTGACTGTCGGTGCGAACGCCGAGATGAGTGTCTCTGATCTTAGCTCATCGGACAGCGGTAAGAAGTCTAAGTTGAAAATTTGGGCGGGATCTCTTTGGGTGAAAGTAAAATCCCTTGCCAGCTCTGATGATGAGTTTGAGGTAGAAACACCAACGGCTGTCATGGGTGTGCGCGGGACAGAGTTTTACGTAGGCGTAGATCCTTTGAAGGGGAAAACGACGATGTTCGTTGCAGCTGGTAAGGTTTCCGCAACCACAGTAACAAATGACGAGAATAATCAGCAGTTTAAGAAAGTGGCTTATTTGTATCCGACTCAGCAGATAAATCTCGATTCCAGGGATGAAGTGAGCGATCCGAATTTAAAAGTAGAGTTCGTTAACATCAACGACATTGTGGACCAGGCATCGGCAAATGTAATTGAAGCGATGATCAAGAATAAAGCGGAAATTGATAAAGAAAACGACGAATTCTTGAAAAAGAATAAGGAATTGCTTGAACAAGGAAAAGTCAATCAGACAGACGGTTCGTTTATCATCCGATCCATGGATGAGCTCGACAAGGTATCACGAAATTTTGATAACCTTATTGGAAACATTGCTAAACAAGCCGTTGCAACGAAGAAGATTGAACAAGCTACAATGAATAACATTATTGATGAGGCTAACAAAAAAATTGAAAAGCAAGAGCGCAAGCTTGACCTGGGTAATGTGAAGAAATTAGATAAAACAGCAGGCACAGATCCAGAGAAGGAAAAAGCCAAATTGGAAGCTTTGAAAAAAGAAGCAGCTAAAAAACTGTTAGAGAAGGCTGCGACAGCCAAAAAACGTGAAGAAGTTATCAAGCAATTAGAGAAATTTATTGAACAGGTTGCAAAGACGAACTCCTCCAATACGGAAGCAAATTCTCAAGCACAAGCAGATCAAGCAGAACAAGCGGAGGTTGTGTTTAAATCAAATAATCCTCCTGAGATTGTCGAGCAGTACGAGGAAGCCAAGAATAACTCAGCCCCAACAACTCCATCAACACCTTCGACCAGTGGAAGCAATAATAGTGGAAGCAACAATGGCGGAAACAACGGAAGTACGGATACAACGTCTCCTTCTGTAACTTTAGAGAAAATGGCGGACCCTGATCATCCATCAAATCCAAGTTATTTCAATTTAAATGTCAATATGAGTAACTTTACAGGAAATCAATCCATTTATGCGGTTGAGCTACATCTGATGTATTATAGTGGCTCCGCTGACGCAAGTGGAATCTATGTTACAGATTCTACTCCTGTAGCGAATCATCCAAACGGAAAAATTTTCGATGACTCATCAAGTGCTGAATCAATTAAAGAATATGAAGAATACGATCAAACTTCTAATTTATATAAGAAAGAACTGATCTACGCGGTAACGAACTTCGGGACAAGCTCTGACAACATCTCTGTATCCGGAACAAAAACGCTTGTAAGTATACCGTTCCGTGCGATCAATTATGACGATAACAATGACATTCCGGCACAAATTGAAGTAGGCTATATCAAAGTCATTAAAAAGGATGGCACCGTATCTTATGCTAATCTTCAAGTAGCACCTTTAACGATGACGATTGGACACGGCAGCAACTATAAATTTTCAGAGTAG
- a CDS encoding adenylate/guanylate cyclase domain-containing protein: MADVLAKYHNVILPIQINYPATQQSAGDLIPEKIDYPSSTLTTDKNQMAHINVFVDKDGKARKLPVGLPDENNQYIPAFSAALANLVLSDQEKIKRDPVSGIWTRGDTVIPTNEKNQVTTEFYSKPRQKIGTDTGYESLSFVDVLNSKDGIPLPEGAIVLVGPFVTAMQDEYPTPISSVKMFGIEIHANMIQTLLESKFYKDSSKTTGVTIIVLMGILAAFLFERYKGKAALILFISLFVIYILVWFVMYTVWNTFFPMIYPVFTLVTIYIWSIVSHYLSERKERNRVTGIFGRFVSKSVVDELLQSGEDVKLGGSRKDISLIFVDIRGFTPMSERLEPEQVIQVLNEYLDVCTKAIFKFNGTLDKFIGDGVMAMFGAPIEYDNHPEMAVRAAIEMKSQANILEQKLIEMYGIGVKFGLGINSGPAVVGNIGSEDLRLDYTAIGDTVNLSARLESNAKPGQILISENTYARVKDLFQIEAVGEIKVKGKEKPVMVYEVLGHL, from the coding sequence TTGGCAGATGTTTTGGCCAAATATCATAATGTCATCTTACCAATTCAAATCAATTACCCCGCTACTCAGCAATCCGCTGGTGATCTGATCCCTGAAAAGATAGACTATCCTTCCAGCACGTTAACAACGGATAAAAACCAAATGGCGCATATTAATGTTTTTGTCGATAAAGATGGTAAGGCTCGCAAGCTGCCGGTAGGTTTGCCCGATGAAAATAATCAATACATACCTGCTTTCAGTGCTGCGCTCGCAAATCTAGTATTATCGGATCAAGAGAAAATTAAAAGAGACCCGGTATCCGGGATTTGGACGCGCGGCGATACAGTGATACCAACCAATGAGAAAAACCAGGTCACTACTGAGTTTTACTCCAAGCCCAGACAAAAGATAGGTACAGATACAGGGTACGAATCGCTCTCTTTCGTGGATGTACTTAACAGCAAGGACGGCATTCCTTTACCCGAAGGTGCTATTGTACTGGTAGGGCCGTTTGTGACAGCGATGCAGGATGAATATCCAACTCCAATAAGCTCGGTCAAAATGTTCGGGATTGAAATTCATGCGAATATGATTCAAACGCTGCTGGAAAGCAAATTTTACAAGGATTCCAGCAAAACAACAGGCGTTACAATCATTGTATTGATGGGGATTCTCGCTGCGTTCTTATTTGAAAGATATAAGGGCAAGGCAGCTTTGATCCTGTTCATAAGCTTGTTCGTCATCTACATACTCGTATGGTTTGTGATGTACACGGTTTGGAATACATTTTTTCCAATGATCTATCCGGTCTTCACATTAGTGACGATATATATATGGTCAATTGTCAGTCATTACTTATCTGAACGGAAAGAGAGAAATCGAGTTACGGGCATTTTCGGTCGATTTGTCTCTAAGTCTGTCGTAGATGAACTGCTCCAATCCGGGGAGGATGTCAAGCTCGGGGGAAGCAGAAAGGATATCTCACTTATCTTTGTGGATATCCGCGGATTCACGCCGATGTCCGAACGCTTGGAACCGGAGCAGGTTATTCAAGTGTTAAACGAATACCTTGATGTATGTACAAAGGCAATCTTCAAGTTTAACGGCACACTGGATAAATTTATCGGGGATGGCGTTATGGCGATGTTCGGAGCTCCTATCGAATATGATAACCACCCAGAAATGGCAGTAAGGGCTGCTATCGAAATGAAGAGTCAAGCGAACATTCTAGAACAGAAATTGATTGAAATGTACGGTATCGGCGTCAAGTTCGGTCTTGGCATCAACAGTGGTCCAGCCGTAGTAGGCAATATCGGATCTGAAGATTTAAGGCTGGATTATACGGCGATCGGCGACACGGTTAACTTGTCTGCACGATTAGAATCGAATGCCAAACCTGGGCAAATTTTGATCAGTGAAAATACGTATGCCAGAGTGAAGGACTTATTTCAGATTGAAGCGGTGGGCGAGATCAAAGTTAAGGGGAAAGAAAAACCTGTTATGGTGTATGAAGTGTTAGGACATTTGTAG
- a CDS encoding CHASE2 domain-containing protein gives MGKKNWIQPLAATLVLIVFSTFLYTAGSVGRLSYIEEPLQDFLRKTKSVDEREPEDRIKIVKIDDKSLKAIGKFPWDRAIYAQIIEKLEQSGAAAIGIDVVMAEPSKNPPQMIKHWQMFWPNIIMSSYQFKSITPLLSNPLVI, from the coding sequence ATGGGCAAGAAGAACTGGATTCAGCCGCTTGCAGCAACATTGGTGTTGATCGTTTTTTCGACATTTTTATACACCGCTGGATCTGTTGGCAGGTTGTCTTACATCGAAGAGCCGCTGCAAGATTTCTTGCGTAAAACGAAGTCGGTTGACGAAAGAGAACCTGAGGATCGCATTAAGATTGTAAAAATTGACGACAAATCCTTAAAGGCGATTGGGAAATTTCCGTGGGACCGTGCAATTTATGCGCAAATTATTGAAAAGCTGGAGCAATCCGGAGCGGCTGCAATCGGTATTGACGTCGTTATGGCAGAGCCTTCCAAAAACCCCCCGCAGATGATCAAGCATTGGCAGATGTTTTGGCCAAATATCATAATGTCATCTTACCAATTCAAATCAATTACCCCGCTACTCAGCAATCCGCTGGTGATCTGA
- a CDS encoding ferredoxin — MAKYTWVEKETCIACGACGATAPDIYDYDDEGLAEVIFENDGNKGVTEIPEDLYDDLQDAQDGCPTDSIKVADSPFN; from the coding sequence ATGGCTAAGTATACTTGGGTAGAAAAAGAAACCTGCATCGCTTGCGGCGCATGTGGAGCAACTGCACCTGACATCTACGATTATGACGATGAAGGTTTGGCTGAAGTTATTTTCGAAAATGATGGCAACAAAGGTGTAACAGAAATTCCTGAAGATTTGTACGATGATCTGCAGGATGCACAAGATGGTTGCCCTACGGATTCCATCAAAGTTGCAGATTCACCTTTTAACTAA
- the mobB gene encoding molybdopterin-guanine dinucleotide biosynthesis protein B has protein sequence MTHIIGFAGYSNSGKTTLISKIVCELQIRGYRVAVLKHDAHGHYKEAEGSDSDVFMKSGADTVVTVSPDAFHMTMKQTDSSLGAAIQSIPKSDYVVIEGFKSEQHPKIAVFRNEMQMSIIEQLDPKPIAAATDMQGLDLNISVFHLNAAAEIVNFLELYFTNK, from the coding sequence ATGACTCATATCATCGGCTTTGCGGGTTATTCGAATAGCGGAAAGACTACACTAATCTCGAAGATTGTATGTGAGCTGCAAATACGTGGATACCGTGTTGCTGTATTGAAGCATGACGCTCATGGGCATTATAAAGAAGCGGAAGGTTCAGATTCGGATGTCTTCATGAAGTCAGGTGCAGATACGGTGGTAACTGTGTCACCCGATGCGTTCCACATGACCATGAAACAAACCGATTCATCATTAGGAGCGGCGATACAGAGCATTCCGAAATCGGATTATGTAGTCATTGAAGGCTTCAAATCAGAACAACATCCTAAGATCGCAGTGTTCAGAAATGAAATGCAGATGTCCATCATCGAGCAATTAGATCCAAAACCTATTGCGGCAGCCACAGATATGCAAGGGTTGGACTTGAATATTTCGGTGTTTCATCTAAACGCTGCAGCTGAGATCGTGAATTTCCTGGAATTGTATTTTACTAACAAATAG